In Alteribacter lacisalsi, a genomic segment contains:
- a CDS encoding phospholipase D family protein, protein MGKLVTKSGRKRVWTKKGIFGTAGLGAVLIYGVFFVYGLFMPLPEGVSYEGGVHTGEAEFLADHTFAGEDGAEHDHVIFDKIHTMIDEAEQFILIDMFLFNDEYDRASEFPEVSGSLIEALTEKKEANPDMEIIVITDPINTFYGSYESEGFAALEEAGVRVVMTDLTDLRDSNPVFSAFWRAVPQWLGNKEGGGWLPNPFSPDSPDGTVRSYLKLLNFKANHRKVVVTEQEGMVTSANPHDASGLHSNVAMVINGPVLQDLVESEKAVALMSGADEEWFAGFEIDERDVADEGSGDQIQLVTEGKIKKHLLDEMALAGEGDTVYLGAFYLSERDVIQGLLDAGSRGADVRVILDANKDAFGREKNGVPNRPVAHELIAEWESGVEVRWYNTSGEQYHTKMVLVDRGEEAAVIAGSANFTRRNLDDLNLETNVKITGGENSETLADVRAYFDRLWFNEGAEYTHDYNAYKDSARTSRWLYRFQEWSGLSTF, encoded by the coding sequence ATGGGGAAACTTGTCACGAAATCAGGAAGAAAGCGGGTCTGGACGAAGAAAGGGATCTTTGGAACCGCGGGGCTTGGTGCTGTGCTGATCTATGGGGTCTTTTTTGTATACGGTCTTTTCATGCCGCTTCCTGAAGGGGTGTCCTATGAAGGCGGTGTTCATACAGGTGAAGCGGAGTTTCTGGCAGACCATACGTTTGCAGGTGAGGATGGGGCCGAGCACGACCACGTCATTTTTGACAAAATTCATACGATGATCGACGAAGCTGAGCAGTTTATCCTGATCGATATGTTTCTTTTTAATGATGAATACGATCGTGCTTCTGAGTTTCCAGAGGTTTCAGGAAGCCTGATTGAAGCACTGACTGAGAAAAAGGAAGCGAATCCAGATATGGAAATTATCGTGATCACGGATCCAATCAATACGTTTTACGGGTCCTACGAATCAGAAGGTTTTGCTGCACTGGAGGAAGCCGGTGTCCGAGTGGTGATGACGGATCTGACTGATCTGAGAGATTCGAACCCTGTTTTCAGTGCATTCTGGCGTGCAGTCCCTCAGTGGCTTGGGAATAAAGAAGGTGGAGGCTGGCTTCCGAATCCTTTCAGCCCGGACAGCCCGGACGGCACGGTCCGTTCATATTTAAAACTGCTCAATTTTAAAGCGAATCACCGTAAGGTCGTTGTCACAGAGCAGGAGGGTATGGTGACCTCAGCCAACCCCCATGATGCCAGCGGACTCCACTCGAATGTGGCAATGGTGATAAACGGTCCTGTTCTCCAGGATCTCGTGGAATCTGAAAAAGCGGTTGCCCTGATGTCCGGGGCCGATGAAGAGTGGTTTGCAGGGTTTGAGATTGACGAGCGTGACGTGGCAGATGAAGGATCCGGCGACCAGATTCAACTCGTAACCGAGGGGAAAATAAAGAAACATCTGTTGGACGAAATGGCCCTGGCAGGTGAGGGGGATACCGTTTATCTTGGTGCCTTTTATCTATCAGAACGTGATGTGATTCAGGGGCTTCTGGATGCCGGCAGCCGAGGCGCCGACGTACGGGTGATCCTTGATGCAAACAAAGATGCCTTTGGAAGAGAGAAAAATGGTGTGCCGAACAGACCCGTTGCCCATGAACTGATTGCGGAGTGGGAATCAGGTGTCGAGGTGCGATGGTACAATACGAGCGGGGAACAGTATCATACAAAGATGGTGCTCGTGGACCGTGGGGAAGAGGCGGCTGTTATTGCAGGGTCTGCAAATTTTACGAGACGTAATCTGGATGATTTGAATCTTGAGACAAACGTGAAGATTACCGGCGGGGAAAATTCCGAAACACTCGCGGATGTGCGGGCTTACTTTGACCGTCTCTGGTTTAATGAAGGAGCCGAGTACACTCACGATTATAACGCTTATAAAGATTCCGCAAGAACGAGCCGCTGGCTGTACCGCTTTCAGGAGTGGAGCGGACTTTCGACGTTTTAG
- a CDS encoding methanogen output domain 1-containing protein yields the protein MESTQHPGTLTGHVFLAQLITQYAALHKKTSGPRAEAYIQQIGIRTGEWLERFYHDEQRSPWTVDKYAQVIVDIKNAIGGHFYIADVQPDHVLVKASGCPFGDAVKEAPHLCNMTSSVFGGIASRQFGFAEVSLRKRIAAGDTGCEAVIYFTPDNDENGDVYKDLPLTPDNGNPFLWEEETITLLNEEMQRNDAYILELLEELEDLKKKVNEQEDHQ from the coding sequence ATGGAAAGCACACAGCATCCCGGCACGCTGACAGGTCACGTCTTTCTCGCCCAGCTGATTACCCAGTACGCTGCCCTTCATAAAAAAACTTCCGGGCCCAGAGCCGAAGCTTACATTCAGCAGATCGGAATCCGCACGGGAGAATGGCTTGAGCGCTTTTACCACGACGAGCAGCGCTCGCCCTGGACAGTGGATAAATATGCCCAGGTGATTGTAGACATAAAGAATGCCATCGGAGGTCACTTCTACATTGCAGACGTCCAGCCGGATCATGTGCTCGTTAAAGCCTCAGGCTGTCCGTTTGGCGATGCTGTCAAAGAGGCTCCGCACCTGTGCAATATGACATCAAGTGTGTTCGGAGGCATTGCCTCGCGCCAGTTCGGCTTCGCTGAAGTCTCCCTCAGAAAGCGGATTGCAGCAGGAGACACCGGCTGTGAAGCTGTCATATACTTCACTCCCGACAACGATGAAAATGGCGACGTTTACAAAGACCTCCCGCTTACGCCGGACAACGGAAATCCGTTTCTCTGGGAGGAGGAAACCATTACTCTTCTGAATGAGGAAATGCAGAGAAACGACGCGTACATTCTGGAGCTTCTCGAAGAGCTGGAGGATCTGAAGAAGAAAGTAAATGAACAGGAAGACCATCAATAA